One part of the Solanum dulcamara chromosome 8, daSolDulc1.2, whole genome shotgun sequence genome encodes these proteins:
- the LOC129901094 gene encoding probable 6-phosphogluconolactonase 4, chloroplastic, producing the protein MSSQKGKKTVLKFESEEDVSKALAKYTADLSEKFIKQKGSFTVVLSGGSLIDTMRKLVEPPYNDSIDWSKWWIFWVDERVVPLDHDDSNYKLAWDGFLSKVPIPSSNIYAINGKESPEGAAAEYEARLKQLVERKVLPLSAISGFPKFDLMLLGMGPDGHIASLFPSRPHRHEKERLVTFITDSPKPPPPRITFTFPVINSASEIAMVITGSELANMVDVALGSAPPLDGIPPPCTEVSAEEELTWFLDKDAASKLQTSG; encoded by the exons ATGTCATCCCAGAAAGGGAAGAAGACGGTGTTAAAATTTGAGTCCGAAGAAGATGTATCAAAGGCACTCGCGAAATACACTGCTGATCTATCGGAAAAATTCATCAAACAAAAAGGTTCTTTCACTGTTGTGCTCTCTGGAGGTTCTCTTATCGATACCATGAG GAAATTGGTGGAGCCACCATATAATGACTCAATTGATTGGTCGAAATGGTGGATTTTTTGGGTGGACGAGAGAGTGGTTCCTCTGGATCACGATGATAGTAATTACAAACTTGCTTGGGATGGGTTTCTTTCTAAG GTTCCAATCCCGTCTTCTAACATTTATGCGATCAATGGCAAGGAGTCACCTGAGGGTGCAGCGGCTGAGTATGAGGCTCGTTTGAAACAATTGGTTGAGAGAAAAGTTCTGCCCTTATCAGCGATTAGTGGATTTCCCAAATTTGATCTTATGCTATTAGGTATGGGGCCAGATGGACATATAGCTTCTTTGTTTCCTTCGCGTCCTCACCGCCATGAGAAGGAGCGGTTAGTCACTTTCATCACAGACTCACCAAAACCTCCTCCACCAAGGATTACTTTCACCTTTCCGGTAATTAATTCGGCTTCAGAGATAGCAATGGTGATCACGGGATCAGAGTTAGCTAATATGGTTGATGTCGCTCTGGGTAGTGCGCCTCCTCTTGATGGGATTCCTCCCCCTTGTACTGAGGTTTCAGCTGAAGAGGAACTGACCTGGTTTTTAGACAAGGATGCTGCATCAAAACTACAAACCTCTGGATGA
- the LOC129901621 gene encoding uncharacterized protein LOC129901621 — translation MILDKTLQDKIGDELGVYMKADGLLGIESAIRARTLRSPVEWWMQYGHNVPNLQQFAIRVQSLTCSSSGCERNWSVYEHIHTKKRNRLELKRLNDLVFIKYNRTFVRCYNARNTIDPILLDNIDDANEWLTGAPQNHEDEEVYEGEGLTYGEVATASGVEENIYGFRGSTLRGKEKRVATGSSSCSKSNRSRTLVDESSDEEEDEDQVEVEPLLMALQEFEDLVEE, via the exons ATGATCCTAGATAAAACTTTGCAAGACAAAATAGGGGATGAGCTTGGTGTGTACATGAAAGCTGATGGGCTACTTGGAATTGAGTCGGCCATTAGAGCTAGAACCTTAAGGTCACCAG TTGAATGGTGGATGCAATATGGTCATAATGTCCCAAACTTGCAACAATTTGCTATTAGAGTGCAAAGTTTAACTTGTAGCTCATCCGGTTGCGAGAGAAATTGGAGCGTGTATGAACAT ATTCatacaaaaaagagaaacaGACTTGAGTTAAAACGCCTGAATGATCTAGTGTTCATCAAATATAATAGAACATTTGTGCGTTGCTACAATGCTCGCAATACCATTGATCCAATTTTATTGGATAATATTGATGATGCAAATGAATGGttaactggagcaccccaaaatcatgaagatgaagaagtatATGAAGGAGAAGGTCTCACTTATGGTGAAGTTGCTACGGCTAGTGGTGTGGAGGAGAATATTTATGGTTTTAGGGGGAGTACTTTAAGGggcaaggaaaaaagagtagctACAGGTTCAAGTTCATGTTCAAAATCAAATAGAAGTAGAActcttgttgatgagtcctccgatgaggaagaagatgaggaccaagtagaagtagaacccttgttgatggcacttcaagagtttgaggatcttgttgaagaatag